The following proteins come from a genomic window of Aricia agestis chromosome 19, ilAriAges1.1, whole genome shotgun sequence:
- the LOC121736762 gene encoding uncharacterized protein LOC121736762: MSLSKDLPEVVSAPTHEDFCSYLPWACLQFGVPAVVAINKTIEGSLSKPHPESGKIIKGRKISSSFHLPLVDEKQSTADPKNPKIYITAVFNNANKLIKLIFENKNETIPREVMKVINLFIHKQIDLRRLGIKSGVDKFIIHEISEILKVSHLTEICLDNSFVKEGNYAVLLDTDSLRYLSLSKCKINDKVIEEMCKNLEYPKPASKSLVALVLSTNMITDDGAKFLGEALRSNRKLAYLNLADNRITDEGASYILDTLVEFRLRTEELVASKGRKFAYLKERNTVSLEKVNQKENKKSTKSKLSTSSVSSKKGKLKDTLKSRENSKASVILVADETEHEARTIDEDFHDPFHCPNIYMKEGTAYCKGNNSLLYLNVAYNNLTYVSLKKILEVILYQKTSDIGRGLVDVKLDGNYLPEWEEMQELDELLCQKRSSEESIKASSRRRSKTSKHRRDTE; this comes from the exons ATGAGTCTATCAAAAGACTTACCAGAGGTAGTGTCTGCACCTACACATGAAGACTTCTGCAGCTACCTGCCCTGGGCGTGTCTGCAGTTTGGAGTACCAGCCGTTGTTGCTATAAACAAAACAATTGAAG GTAGTCTTAGTAAGCCCCATCCAGAATCCGGTAAGATAATAAAGGGCAGAAAAATCTCTTCATCGTTTCACCTACCTTTAGTAGATGAAAAACAATCTACTGCAGACCCAAAGAATCCTAAAATATACATAACAGCAGTTTTCAACAATGCTAATAAGTTGATTAAacttatatttgaaaataaaaatgaaactatACCGCGAGAAGTGATGAAAGTTATCAACCTGTTCATACATAAGCAAATAGATTTGAGAAGATTGGGAATAAAAAGTGGAGTAGACAAATTTATAATACACGAAATTAGTGAGATACTAAAAGTGTCACATCTTACAGAAATATGTCTAGACAATTCCTTCGTAAAAGAAGGCAATTACGCTGTTTTGCTCGACACAGATAGCCTTCGATATCTCTCTTtatctaaatgtaaaataaacgACAAAGTAATAGAAGAAATGTGTAAGAATTTGGAATATCCGAAGCCTGCATCGAAATCACTAGTAGCTCTTGTACTTTCAACGAATATGATAACAGACGATGGAGCAAAATTCTTAGGAGAAGCATTGAGGTCAAATAGAAAGCTAGCATACCTAAACCTAGCAGATAATAGAATTACCGATGAAGGTGCTTCCTACATTCTTGATACTCTTGTAGAGTTTCGTTTAAGAACAGAAGAATTAGTTGCATCTAAAGGTAGAAAATTTGCATatttgaaagaaagaaataCTGTTTCATTAGAGAAAGTAAAtcagaaagaaaataaaaaatcaacgAAAAGTAAATTGAGCACATCATCAGTTTCTTCAAAGAAAGGGAAGCTTAAAGATACTCTGAAATCCCGCGAAAACTCCAAAGCAAGTGTGATACTCGTAGCAGATGAGACAGAACATGAAGCAAGAACAATTGATGAAGACTTCCATGACCCATTTCATTGCCCAAACATATACATGAAAGAAGGAACAGCATACTGCAAAGGGAACAACTCTCTTCTTTACTTGAATGTAGCTTACAATAATCTTACTTATGTATCGTTAAAGAAGATTCTGGAAGTGATATTATACCAGAAGACATCAGACATAGGGAGAGGTTTAGTAGATGTGAAACTAGACGGTAACTACTTGCCAGAATGGGAGGAAATGCAGGAGTTGGATGAGTTACTCTGCCAGAAACGGTCTTCGGAGGAAAGCATCAAAGCGTCTTCCAGAAGACGATCAAAGACTTCCAAGCATAGGAGAGATACAGAATAG